A single region of the Jatrophihabitans sp. GAS493 genome encodes:
- a CDS encoding thioesterase family protein produces MSETVQFDATWRSLAAVHGGVLLGTMMSAAARAADSIPRVISAHLLQAVRPATPMDVTAELDRSGAMGSVRVEIHQRSRLSVVARVLTIRGAPAIDRWPESPPSSVAEGEGEPFLPPLDLVPVGQHMEVRAIGPNRPLGGGSVPELDAWVRLVDELDPLVQLGIVMDALPPSLLATRTTPLFQPTVEFTAHLSGVIPDPRAWMRVTQRTDWYDGGLAMDEGLVRDGRGATIAQVRQARRVITPIDE; encoded by the coding sequence ATGAGCGAGACCGTTCAGTTCGATGCAACCTGGCGTTCGCTCGCGGCCGTTCACGGTGGCGTGCTGCTCGGCACGATGATGAGCGCCGCGGCTCGCGCCGCGGATTCGATTCCTCGCGTTATTTCTGCGCACCTCTTGCAGGCGGTGCGCCCCGCTACTCCGATGGACGTGACGGCCGAGCTGGATCGTAGCGGGGCGATGGGGTCGGTGCGGGTGGAGATCCATCAACGAAGCCGACTCTCGGTGGTCGCGCGGGTGCTGACAATTCGAGGCGCACCGGCGATAGACCGATGGCCCGAGTCGCCGCCAAGCTCGGTAGCGGAGGGCGAAGGTGAGCCGTTCCTGCCGCCGCTGGATTTGGTACCCGTCGGGCAGCATATGGAGGTTCGGGCCATCGGGCCGAATCGGCCGCTCGGGGGCGGGAGTGTTCCGGAGCTGGATGCGTGGGTGCGCCTCGTGGACGAGCTCGATCCGCTCGTCCAACTCGGTATCGTGATGGACGCCCTGCCACCGTCGCTGTTGGCGACCCGAACCACCCCGCTCTTTCAGCCCACGGTGGAATTCACTGCCCATCTGTCCGGCGTCATTCCCGATCCGCGGGCATGGATGAGGGTGACCCAGCGAACCGACTGGTATGACGGGGGATTGGCGATGGACGAGGGGCTCGTTCGCGACGGTCGTGGTGCCACCATCGCGCAAGTTCGGCAGGCACGTCGAGTCATCACTCCGATCGACGAGTGA
- a CDS encoding alpha/beta fold hydrolase, with product MTGPTVSEAGLLTTGEGQIEYLVEHADGSGTTIVGHGFTKTIPDTRRFVAGAPGTTVYLHFRGHGQTMVRPELPWSIAGLADEFRTVADRFEATRAVVVSFAAKVLATVMSEDEGRFDRAVFILPSPVFAQPESDDGPLTRMRSIILAADVEAVTQGIIEGQPTWMNTTDPRGVLAHAMAAELIRQAPVVGALADLERSNEGIDRVALSGSSARVLVLGQHDDRVHDFRYAEELASTFRFGELCELGEQRSLSGYCRRIRSLVTDFLGG from the coding sequence ATGACCGGACCGACGGTGAGCGAAGCAGGGCTTCTCACGACCGGCGAAGGCCAGATCGAGTACTTGGTCGAACACGCCGACGGCAGCGGGACGACGATCGTCGGGCACGGCTTCACAAAGACGATCCCCGACACCCGGCGGTTCGTGGCGGGCGCCCCCGGAACGACGGTTTACCTTCACTTCCGTGGTCACGGGCAGACGATGGTGCGACCAGAGCTCCCGTGGTCCATCGCCGGATTGGCCGACGAGTTCAGAACAGTCGCGGACCGTTTCGAGGCGACCCGGGCCGTGGTGGTCTCGTTCGCGGCCAAGGTGCTGGCCACCGTTATGTCCGAGGACGAGGGGCGTTTCGATCGGGCCGTATTCATCCTTCCATCGCCCGTCTTCGCGCAGCCGGAGAGCGATGATGGTCCGCTCACTCGGATGCGCTCGATCATCCTGGCCGCAGACGTGGAGGCGGTGACGCAGGGAATCATCGAGGGTCAGCCGACCTGGATGAACACCACTGACCCGCGGGGCGTACTCGCCCACGCAATGGCGGCGGAACTGATCCGGCAGGCACCGGTCGTCGGAGCGCTGGCCGACCTCGAGCGGTCGAACGAAGGTATCGATCGGGTCGCATTGAGCGGATCGTCGGCCCGAGTCCTCGTGCTCGGGCAACACGATGACCGGGTACACGATTTCCGGTACGCCGAGGAACTTGCCTCGACGTTTCGCTTCGGTGAATTGTGTGAGTTGGGCGAGCAGCGCAGCCTGTCCGGATACTGCCGCCGCATTCGCTCGCTTGTCACTGACTTCTTAGGTGGGTGA
- a CDS encoding zinc-binding dehydrogenase produces the protein MTTSREVTNWKVGIATSGRLTRLAVRPSDADSVALTGEQVRIAVHATGLNFRDVLTAVGHYRGASLALGHEVAGVVSEVAAAVQTPAVGDRVCAVATDGIAPYVVTDRRATAAIPADWTYEQAAAVPIAYLTAIYALRDIARVGAGDRVLIHAVAGGVGLAALQVAIWLRAQVFGTASPSKWGALREYGLGSDRLSSSRTLDFESDIRAKSGGGVDVVLNSLAGPFVEASLRLVKPRGTFLELGLDMDAKASARFPDVGYRRVHLDDVAPRRRQTILREAVRLIEAGAVKLPPVSVWDVDCAVCAFEHMARARHVGKIVLSLDGQLRCRDSRNGVSAV, from the coding sequence TTGACGACTTCCCGGGAGGTAACTAACTGGAAGGTCGGAATCGCCACGTCGGGCCGTCTCACCCGACTCGCGGTGCGCCCCAGCGACGCTGACTCGGTCGCACTCACCGGTGAGCAGGTTCGCATCGCTGTCCACGCCACTGGACTGAACTTCCGCGACGTGCTCACCGCGGTCGGCCACTATCGCGGTGCGAGCTTGGCATTGGGTCATGAGGTCGCGGGGGTGGTGAGTGAGGTTGCGGCGGCGGTTCAGACCCCGGCCGTCGGAGATCGCGTCTGTGCGGTAGCCACCGACGGGATCGCGCCGTATGTCGTGACGGACCGTCGCGCGACGGCGGCGATTCCGGCCGACTGGACCTACGAACAGGCGGCGGCTGTCCCGATCGCCTACCTCACCGCGATCTATGCGCTTCGGGACATCGCGAGGGTGGGGGCGGGCGACCGAGTGCTCATTCACGCGGTCGCTGGAGGCGTGGGCCTGGCGGCGCTGCAAGTCGCCATCTGGTTGAGGGCGCAGGTGTTCGGTACGGCCAGCCCGTCGAAGTGGGGAGCACTGCGCGAATACGGGCTCGGCAGTGACCGCCTGAGTTCCTCCCGGACTCTCGATTTCGAGTCGGACATCCGTGCGAAGTCCGGTGGCGGCGTCGACGTCGTCCTCAACAGCCTGGCGGGGCCGTTCGTCGAGGCGTCGCTACGGCTGGTGAAGCCGCGCGGAACGTTTCTGGAGCTCGGGCTGGATATGGACGCGAAGGCTTCGGCGCGGTTTCCTGATGTCGGGTACCGGCGCGTGCATCTTGACGACGTCGCGCCGCGGCGCCGACAGACGATACTTCGTGAAGCCGTCCGTCTCATTGAGGCTGGAGCCGTCAAGCTGCCACCGGTGTCGGTCTGGGACGTCGACTGTGCCGTCTGCGCGTTCGAGCACATGGCTCGCGCCCGGCATGTCGGCAAGATCGTCCTCTCACTCGATGGTCAACTCCGTTGCCGCGATTCTCGAAACGGCGTGAGTGCAGTATGA
- a CDS encoding class I adenylate-forming enzyme family protein — protein sequence MHSPLSTSSWTLDWGRCAEGEPAEIFRALVTENVVFSTSGTTGEPIGWSRTPQQLWSEAEVVARAIGATVEGSHPDSVISFAPPSHLYGMMATVLLASKLRVPITYVAPGDRPPVLAADGRYIVAAIPPTFATLFNPAIGWISPKQMTVIHSTAVLPAIGDYFARGFTDEQRLVEIFGSTETGAVATRTHGLDEPDWTLCSDVDFADPVDLADPGRAKEERLLGVRSPRLAHRGSDGPSEAARRQLTYQTGDYITRTGARTFRFAGRRERLLKVNGRRIDLDRLEHRLQSVVADGDVACVPTLDHVRGEGFDVVVAAGLTLNMAALQRCLADFSVTPRQIRRVDSIPRSATGKRLRLAPARVAEVDP from the coding sequence ATGCATTCGCCGCTGTCGACTTCGTCGTGGACGCTCGATTGGGGACGCTGTGCTGAGGGTGAACCGGCGGAGATTTTCCGCGCCCTGGTCACCGAAAATGTCGTGTTTTCGACGTCTGGCACTACCGGTGAGCCGATCGGCTGGTCTCGTACGCCCCAGCAGCTCTGGTCGGAGGCCGAGGTGGTAGCGAGGGCGATCGGCGCGACGGTCGAAGGTTCCCATCCCGATTCGGTTATATCGTTCGCGCCACCCTCGCATCTGTACGGCATGATGGCGACGGTGCTGCTGGCGTCAAAATTGCGAGTGCCTATCACTTATGTGGCCCCCGGTGACAGGCCTCCAGTTCTAGCTGCGGATGGGCGCTATATCGTCGCTGCAATACCGCCGACATTTGCGACATTGTTCAACCCGGCAATTGGCTGGATCTCCCCGAAGCAAATGACGGTTATCCATAGCACGGCCGTTCTTCCTGCGATTGGCGACTACTTCGCGCGTGGGTTCACCGATGAGCAGCGCTTAGTCGAAATATTCGGTTCGACGGAAACCGGGGCCGTCGCCACGCGTACGCACGGCCTGGATGAGCCGGACTGGACCCTCTGTTCCGACGTCGACTTCGCAGATCCGGTCGATTTGGCAGACCCGGGTAGAGCGAAGGAGGAACGACTGCTGGGGGTTCGCTCTCCACGGCTCGCACACCGCGGCTCAGACGGGCCGAGCGAGGCAGCGCGACGGCAGCTCACTTACCAGACGGGTGACTACATCACCCGCACCGGCGCACGGACATTCCGCTTCGCCGGCCGCCGTGAACGGCTGCTTAAGGTCAATGGCCGTCGGATCGACCTCGACCGACTCGAGCACCGCTTGCAGTCGGTTGTCGCTGACGGCGATGTCGCGTGCGTGCCGACTCTCGATCACGTGCGTGGCGAGGGGTTCGACGTCGTCGTGGCCGCGGGCCTGACGCTGAACATGGCCGCACTCCAGCGATGTCTGGCCGACTTCTCGGTCACCCCCCGTCAGATCAGAAGAGTCGATTCCATTCCGCGGTCGGCCACCGGCAAACGGCTACGACTGGCACCGGCGCGGGTGGCGGAAGTCGATCCGTGA
- the hutH gene encoding histidine ammonia-lyase, translating to MTVVVDGHTLSLADVQLVARQPTTSLQASEQSMAAAQQSRELKERLMADRLPIYGITTGFGDSVTSQIAPEKAADLQRNLIRYHLNGTGSAAPEEVVRATMLIRANCLARGHSGVQPSIVERLLELLRQGVLPEIPERGSVGASGDLVPLCYLASVVIGEGPVRYGGTVRDAADVLDEIGLKPIVLEAKDGLGLINGTSFSTAYAVLAAGDAAQLAAITDICTALASEALLGNRGHFDPFIHQQRPHPGQLVSAANLRGLLADSELALPHSQIVDMNDPLIVGGHTHTNRSIQDRYSIRCAPHVAGVLRDTLTWVETWLDTEINSSTDNPLFDVASGAVHSGGNFYAGHVAQAMDSLKVAVSSVADLLDRQLELMVDEKFNNGLTPNLIPRREGDHWEAGLNHGFKGMQIAASALAAEALKGSGPASTFSRSTEAHNQDKVSMSAIAARDARLIVTLTREVAAIHLLAACQALDLRGVEQMSSRTHPVYRQIRRYVPFADTDRRMDGDIQTVVALIKSGALVAAAGLDTAGS from the coding sequence ATGACCGTAGTCGTCGATGGACACACCTTGAGTTTGGCTGACGTTCAACTCGTCGCCCGGCAACCGACGACAAGTCTGCAAGCGTCTGAGCAGTCAATGGCTGCGGCACAGCAGTCGCGCGAACTGAAGGAACGGCTTATGGCCGATCGCCTGCCTATCTACGGCATTACCACAGGCTTCGGCGACAGTGTCACTTCTCAGATCGCCCCGGAGAAGGCGGCCGATCTGCAACGGAATCTGATTCGGTACCACCTGAACGGCACGGGTTCGGCGGCACCGGAGGAGGTCGTCCGTGCGACGATGCTGATCCGCGCGAATTGCCTGGCCCGCGGTCACTCCGGCGTCCAGCCCTCGATCGTGGAGCGGCTCCTGGAACTTCTGCGACAGGGCGTCTTACCGGAGATTCCCGAGCGTGGCTCGGTCGGCGCCAGCGGCGATCTTGTGCCGCTCTGCTACCTCGCGTCGGTCGTGATCGGTGAAGGACCGGTGCGATATGGCGGTACCGTCCGGGACGCGGCCGACGTGTTGGACGAAATCGGGCTCAAGCCGATCGTTCTCGAGGCGAAGGACGGGCTCGGACTCATCAACGGGACATCGTTCAGCACCGCCTACGCAGTGCTGGCTGCTGGCGATGCTGCCCAGTTGGCGGCTATCACAGACATCTGCACGGCCCTTGCGTCCGAGGCCCTGCTTGGAAACCGCGGCCATTTCGACCCGTTCATCCATCAGCAGCGGCCACACCCCGGCCAACTGGTCAGCGCGGCGAACCTGCGCGGCTTGCTGGCCGACTCCGAACTTGCACTGCCTCACAGCCAGATCGTCGACATGAACGATCCGCTGATCGTCGGCGGGCATACTCACACAAATCGCAGCATTCAGGACCGCTACTCGATTCGTTGTGCCCCCCACGTAGCCGGCGTCCTTCGTGACACCCTTACCTGGGTCGAGACGTGGCTCGACACGGAGATCAACTCCTCCACCGACAATCCACTCTTCGATGTGGCCAGCGGCGCGGTACACAGTGGCGGGAATTTCTACGCCGGCCACGTCGCGCAAGCCATGGATTCCCTCAAGGTCGCGGTGTCAAGCGTGGCCGACCTGTTGGACCGGCAGCTTGAACTCATGGTCGACGAGAAGTTCAACAACGGTCTGACGCCGAACCTGATTCCGCGGCGCGAGGGCGATCACTGGGAGGCCGGCCTGAACCACGGTTTCAAAGGAATGCAGATCGCCGCCTCAGCTTTGGCTGCAGAGGCACTTAAGGGATCCGGCCCGGCCAGCACGTTCTCACGATCCACCGAAGCTCACAACCAGGACAAGGTCAGCATGTCGGCTATCGCCGCGCGTGATGCTCGTCTGATCGTCACCCTCACTCGCGAGGTCGCGGCTATCCACCTGCTCGCGGCCTGTCAGGCCCTCGACCTGCGTGGGGTCGAGCAGATGAGTTCGCGCACCCACCCGGTTTACCGGCAGATCCGGCGGTATGTACCGTTCGCCGACACCGATCGCCGTATGGATGGGGACATTCAGACCGTGGTGGCACTCATCAAGTCCGGCGCCCTCGTCGCGGCGGCCGGCCTCGACACAGCCGGCTCCTAG
- a CDS encoding Hsp70 family protein — MVAVPEPLAVFVADDGTLICGTAAERAGAADPTRLVHNFRGSLGDPSPILIDSAPYSAETLLAAVLASALTEAEQFAGRRPERVVVTCPVSWGAFRREQFDDVLVLAGASGCVVVSDAQVVARRWFDARGVAAGRRIAVFDVGGATVEAAVLESRGAGAVPHIIGVPVGSDRVGGDAIDGLLGQRLSRLSPQQVRVMKHELSDVQQSRSPDGDVISRGEFEELIRPLLRSALQVLSEAIRSAGADQLDAVLLIGGSARIPLLLSTVQSSVACPVDVIEHPDTVVALSAAELAADPAEATLLASSSRASVPSLKSTVPSRSAGSRWRSRAVLWAVAGVLVAVLVVIVLVNLGRGSGHPPVAGAKTTPRSSAVAATPARFFRCDIGCIDRNTPGPRTDVHLLRRAKRIPGAAGVPLRDRRSIPR, encoded by the coding sequence ATGGTCGCGGTGCCGGAACCGTTGGCCGTCTTCGTTGCTGACGACGGCACCCTGATCTGTGGCACGGCCGCAGAGCGGGCCGGGGCCGCAGACCCGACCCGGCTCGTCCACAATTTTCGGGGGAGCCTTGGCGACCCTAGTCCGATTTTGATCGATTCGGCACCCTACTCCGCTGAGACGTTGTTGGCGGCGGTGTTGGCCTCAGCGCTCACCGAGGCGGAGCAGTTCGCGGGACGACGTCCTGAGCGGGTGGTCGTGACCTGCCCGGTGTCGTGGGGCGCGTTTCGACGGGAGCAGTTCGACGATGTTCTGGTGCTTGCCGGCGCCTCCGGCTGCGTGGTGGTCAGTGATGCACAGGTAGTCGCACGTCGCTGGTTTGACGCGCGAGGCGTTGCGGCCGGCCGAAGGATCGCCGTCTTCGACGTCGGAGGGGCCACGGTGGAAGCGGCGGTGCTGGAGTCGAGGGGCGCCGGGGCTGTACCGCACATCATCGGCGTCCCGGTCGGTTCGGATCGAGTCGGCGGCGATGCGATTGACGGATTGCTGGGGCAGCGGCTGAGCCGACTGTCCCCGCAGCAAGTGCGAGTGATGAAGCACGAATTGAGCGATGTGCAGCAATCGAGATCGCCCGACGGCGATGTGATCTCGCGAGGCGAGTTCGAGGAGTTGATCCGGCCGCTGTTGCGATCGGCACTGCAGGTTCTCAGTGAGGCGATCCGGTCAGCCGGGGCCGATCAGTTGGACGCCGTGCTGCTAATCGGGGGATCGGCCCGGATCCCTCTGCTTCTCAGCACAGTGCAGAGCTCTGTCGCCTGTCCGGTCGACGTCATCGAGCACCCAGACACCGTGGTTGCGCTCAGCGCCGCCGAACTCGCCGCAGACCCTGCTGAGGCCACCCTTCTCGCGTCTTCATCGAGGGCGTCGGTGCCGTCGTTGAAGTCCACAGTGCCGTCGAGGTCCGCCGGTTCACGCTGGCGCAGCCGAGCAGTTCTCTGGGCGGTTGCGGGCGTGCTGGTCGCGGTCTTGGTAGTCATCGTTTTGGTCAACCTCGGTCGCGGTTCAGGCCACCCGCCGGTCGCCGGCGCGAAGACCACTCCGCGCTCGAGTGCAGTCGCCGCCACCCCGGCCCGCTTCTTCCGATGCGACATCGGCTGCATCGACCGAAATACCCCGGGGCCCCGGACCGATGTCCACCTACTACGTCGTGCGAAACGAATACCAGGGGCAGCAGGAGTTCCTCTTCGAGATCGCCGATCGATTCCTCGGTGA
- a CDS encoding sensor histidine kinase, whose translation MLTDLLVAAAEINWFGPEPPDLGDLLRRILSEAGSGKGLLMMPAGGAARSSGGGARIDTATGQHVWRVQDSTSTYRLEDSISRPPGTVFEMPGGVIVVSGIGRRDRARLTDVVDQLTPVWRLAQRSIEMLADREQYEVWVAEIGRLRVEAAAGMDVLRRRLERDLHDGAQNELVALTICTSLLAEEIHDRSWDDARAHVAQLADRLEESERTLARAVSDVSPDALREDGLLAALRSVVPQTPRLHFADGDDPPRRYPPAIEVTAHYIALEAITNALKHAPGAMVHVRVTDAYGRGELGTVATHQCDHSGHVANRQ comes from the coding sequence TTGCTCACCGATCTGCTCGTCGCCGCCGCCGAGATCAATTGGTTCGGCCCAGAACCACCCGATCTCGGTGACCTGCTGCGACGAATTCTGAGCGAAGCGGGCTCGGGCAAGGGCTTGCTCATGATGCCGGCCGGCGGTGCCGCCCGAAGCTCTGGTGGTGGCGCCAGAATAGATACTGCGACCGGCCAGCATGTGTGGCGGGTGCAGGACTCCACCTCGACGTACCGGCTCGAAGACTCGATCTCCCGGCCGCCCGGGACGGTGTTCGAGATGCCCGGAGGAGTCATCGTGGTCTCCGGAATCGGTCGACGCGATCGCGCCCGTCTCACCGACGTCGTTGATCAACTCACCCCGGTTTGGCGGCTCGCCCAACGATCCATCGAGATGCTGGCCGACCGCGAGCAGTATGAGGTGTGGGTCGCGGAGATCGGCCGGTTGAGGGTCGAGGCGGCGGCGGGGATGGATGTCCTGCGGCGACGTCTCGAACGCGACCTGCACGACGGAGCCCAGAACGAACTGGTCGCGCTCACCATTTGCACCTCGCTCCTGGCCGAGGAGATCCATGACAGGAGTTGGGACGACGCGCGGGCTCATGTCGCTCAGCTCGCCGATCGCTTGGAGGAGTCCGAACGCACCCTCGCCCGCGCCGTCTCCGACGTCAGCCCCGACGCGTTGCGCGAAGACGGTTTGCTCGCCGCCCTGCGCTCGGTCGTTCCGCAGACGCCGCGGTTGCACTTCGCCGATGGCGATGACCCGCCCCGGCGCTATCCCCCCGCGATCGAGGTGACTGCGCACTACATTGCGTTGGAGGCGATCACGAATGCGCTGAAGCATGCGCCGGGTGCGATGGTGCACGTCCGGGTCACCGATGCCTACGGCCGGGGTGAGCTCGGGACGGTAGCCACGCATCAGTGCGACCACTCCGGCCACGTAGCCAACCGCCAATGA
- a CDS encoding helix-turn-helix domain-containing protein: MPRYQIWISQLRTLDVVVEADSLADAEARARARLRDSSDAQPWLESATVIRSVLDQAVPNAAPRPDFATFPPAQQLLNTTEAGKYLSISRTKVYELINSGALESVTIGRSRRVSVAQLQRFLESQS, encoded by the coding sequence ATGCCGCGTTACCAGATCTGGATCAGCCAACTCCGCACACTCGACGTCGTAGTCGAGGCGGACAGCTTGGCTGATGCCGAAGCCCGCGCTCGGGCACGACTTCGTGATTCGTCCGACGCTCAGCCCTGGCTCGAGTCGGCAACAGTGATCCGCTCGGTACTTGACCAAGCGGTACCGAACGCCGCGCCCCGCCCCGATTTCGCCACGTTCCCGCCTGCCCAACAATTACTCAATACCACCGAGGCCGGCAAGTACCTCAGCATCAGCCGCACCAAGGTCTACGAGCTCATCAACTCTGGTGCCTTGGAATCGGTGACGATCGGGAGATCACGCCGAGTCAGTGTTGCGCAGCTTCAGCGGTTCCTTGAGTCCCAGAGCTGA
- a CDS encoding type IV toxin-antitoxin system AbiEi family antitoxin domain-containing protein produces the protein MKSNNALREVAELAAAQWGLFTSAQATARGVDRVTLARLADGGQIVRLGHGVYRAAGAPSDRFEGLRAAWLSTQPKLLAEQRLGATTNVSTPASGASAAELHGIGDLRVDRMEFTTPVRRQSQRGELRYRIRHLEPDDVTIKEGLPVTRLERTIADLVEERYDLSNIADVVRDAVTRSKLDEEHLVELLAPLAARNGFRGRDGAALWAHLTKLAGINIETPATDVANKIRAILDQSATAAAP, from the coding sequence GTGAAATCGAATAATGCGCTCCGCGAGGTGGCTGAACTTGCGGCTGCCCAGTGGGGCCTGTTCACATCCGCCCAGGCTACTGCGCGCGGAGTCGACCGGGTGACCCTCGCCCGGCTGGCAGACGGGGGGCAGATCGTTCGCCTCGGGCACGGGGTGTACCGCGCAGCTGGCGCCCCGAGCGATCGGTTCGAAGGGCTGCGGGCCGCCTGGCTGAGCACCCAACCGAAACTGCTCGCCGAGCAGCGCCTGGGCGCAACGACGAATGTGAGCACACCCGCCTCCGGAGCGTCCGCCGCCGAGCTGCACGGAATCGGCGATCTGCGAGTAGACCGCATGGAATTCACCACCCCAGTCCGGAGGCAGTCGCAGCGCGGCGAGCTGCGCTACCGTATCCGGCATCTCGAGCCGGATGACGTAACCATCAAAGAGGGGCTTCCGGTCACCAGACTGGAACGGACCATCGCCGATCTGGTTGAGGAACGCTACGACCTGTCCAACATCGCCGACGTCGTTCGGGATGCGGTCACGCGGAGCAAGCTCGATGAGGAACATCTCGTTGAACTGCTCGCACCTCTCGCTGCTCGTAACGGCTTCCGCGGCCGCGACGGAGCCGCACTGTGGGCACATCTCACCAAGCTCGCGGGGATCAATATAGAGACTCCAGCTACCGACGTGGCTAATAAAATAAGGGCGATTCTCGACCAGTCGGCAACGGCCGCCGCGCCGTAG
- a CDS encoding nucleotidyl transferase AbiEii/AbiGii toxin family protein, translating to MSVTDRIRQVYFDRFLCRVFSEGTSSEWLLKGGTGMLARVPNTRATKDVDLYRADLTLDAALAELRRLAELDLGDHFRFEYAGHTNSVAGEGQPYAEGYRVNFDIYLGVTGKGRLNVDLVVSAGVSGEVQVVEPANRLPLRNVVSCDYRLYPIVDQIADKVCATMTEYVTGASSRERDLVDLVVLALTQHIEASSLAEAIQTESQRRRLQPFTALAVPSRWGAVYARLIRSTSFGRDYGTVDSAAELMRQFLDPILDGTVTSGTWSHPSLRWL from the coding sequence GTGAGCGTGACCGATCGGATCAGGCAGGTGTACTTCGACCGGTTTCTTTGTCGGGTGTTCTCCGAAGGCACGTCGTCCGAGTGGCTGTTGAAAGGTGGAACCGGAATGCTGGCGCGGGTGCCAAACACACGTGCCACAAAGGACGTGGACCTTTACCGCGCCGACCTGACCCTCGACGCCGCGCTAGCGGAGCTACGTCGTCTCGCGGAACTCGACCTCGGTGACCACTTCCGGTTCGAGTACGCCGGGCACACCAACTCGGTCGCCGGAGAGGGCCAGCCATATGCCGAGGGCTACCGAGTCAACTTCGACATCTATCTCGGGGTGACGGGCAAAGGCCGACTGAACGTCGACCTCGTCGTGAGTGCCGGCGTCAGCGGCGAAGTCCAAGTCGTCGAGCCTGCAAACCGACTCCCGTTGCGCAACGTCGTCTCCTGCGACTACCGGCTCTACCCAATCGTGGACCAGATAGCGGACAAGGTCTGCGCCACCATGACCGAGTACGTCACGGGCGCCTCCAGCCGCGAGCGCGACCTCGTCGATCTCGTGGTCCTCGCGCTCACCCAGCACATCGAGGCCAGCTCCCTCGCCGAAGCGATCCAGACGGAGTCACAGCGCCGACGCCTTCAACCCTTCACAGCACTCGCGGTCCCGAGCCGATGGGGTGCCGTATACGCCCGGCTCATCCGGTCGACTTCGTTCGGCCGGGACTACGGCACCGTCGATTCGGCGGCCGAGTTGATGCGTCAATTTCTCGACCCCATCCTCGACGGCACCGTGACTTCGGGGACGTGGTCGCATCCGTCCTTAAGGTGGCTGTGA